A window of Centroberyx gerrardi isolate f3 chromosome 6, fCenGer3.hap1.cur.20231027, whole genome shotgun sequence genomic DNA:
TCTTCATCCATACACTTATTTTCTGATTGACCatgatgtgttttctgtgtccaAGGACCCTGATGAACGTAAGCCGCTGATCCCTCACCCCAACCCCGACAGCAAACCTCCAAACGGCACAGAATGGAGAACTGCCAACGTCCCCTCGGCGCGCACTGATGAACAGGCCCTCCTCACATCCATCCTCACCAAGACAGCACAGTAAGACACATAAACCCACAAACTAGCCAGACTTCAGCCTTTGAGTACTTATTTGTTGGTAATACGTTTTTTCACAGTGGAATGCCCAGGCTGTAATGTGTTCACTTAATGAATccaatgtttttctctctctctttctgcaggaACATCATTGATGTCTCGGCTGCAGACTCCGTCATGATGGAGCAGCATGAATACATGGACAAAGCTCGGCAATACAGGTATGTGGGTGATCAGcaattatttttaatgttttacttCTTGATAGATTTAGAGGGATTTTTTGGACACAACACTGCCATTCATCGGAGTGCTCTTGCTCTTCTGCCGCTGTCtcctgtttttgttgctgttgtgcaGAGCATACACTGTTTCTGTGCGTGGGTGTGGGTATGGGACgggtatgtgtgtctgtctgtctggacaAAGGGTGGCTTTAAAATGAGAGATGAATCAATCTGTGTTGTACTCATGTGCAGGTAGTATCATTCACTAGCTGAATCACCGATGGCCTATAAGCTTTTGAGATGGTATTGCTATTTGACTTGTCATAACCCTACAATGGTAACACTCTTAGTTTACAAGACGCTGGGCAAAGTTCTATGCTGAAGGTACATTATGTGGTGCTATAAGTCATTATATTGTCTGGTAAAACCTCACTAACCCAAAGCTATTTAAATGTTCTAGTTAAATGTTAAGATTGCTGAAATATTATGGAGGGGGGCAAAGCTTATTCAGAACATACATGCATATTCCAAAAAGTAAAATGTGCGGTCAAAAAGCCTTTATTCGCTCATCAGTAAAGAACTTAAAATGATTGTGCAGAATGAATAGAATATGTTCTTGCATTGCAGTTTATTTTAATTCACTGTGCCTGTTTGTTAGCCAGGTCTGCTGGAGTAAATGCGCTTCTTGAGTGTTTCAGGACTAAACAAGCTTCCGTTGCTGTGTTTCAGTACAAAGCTGGCTGTGCTGAGCAATAGTTTGCCCCAGAAGAAAGCCCACCTTCTCCCCTCGCTCACCAGCCAGCCCCACCAAGTGCTCGCTAGTGACCTGGTGCCATACTCAGATGTTCAACAGGTAATCATGCACCAGCAGATACTGAAATACAGGAGATATAAGTTGGGATGCGTGATCAGCTCTagcattttttttgccttcatCCTTGTGCCTTTTTCTTGTTGGTTTCCTTCTGGAATGGAGAGATACTCTTTTGATAACAATATGGAACATGGGGAGCTGTATgatatttcagtgtgtgttggggttgTTGCTATAAGTGTGGCATAAAATAGCCCCTTATGCTAGCCAATGTGTTTTTTGTACAAAATAAGCAAAAACACCTTCTGATGGACACACTTTTGTCCAATTAATGTGTAATGTATTTGCACACTGTACATTAACTCTTATTGGCTTCCTCTTTTTTGCAGGTGTCCAAGATAGCAGCTTACGCTTACAGTGCAATCTCTCAGATCAAGGTGGATGCGAAAGAAGAACTGGTGGTTCAGTTTGCCATTCCCTGATTCTGCCCCTCTGGCCTGCATATTAttcctcccatccctctcttttctctgtcagtcCTGCCTTCTCACCTCCCCAGCCCGACCTGTATCTAAGCATCTTGGTCCCTGTGCTTCTTAGCTATGCCTCTAGCAGCTACAAAGACAGAGACGATTGGAATTGCACCTCAAATTGCACCCTATGGCTGTCCTTTAGCATGCTTCATTATGGGCCAATGGCAAATACTCATTGGCTAGTGGGCAGTGGAAGACAGTCTAGATGGGCCAATAGGGTGTGATCTGAGATTTGCAACAACCAGGCCTCCTCTATACCTAAAGACTGGATCACAGCATTTATCAGAACCACCTCTGGAAAATTAATCACTCATCCTATTAATGATCTGCCTGTCTAAGATTTTTAAGATGCCCAGTTAAGATAAATGGTTGTCAGGACTGTTTCGGTTGTTGATATTTTTTAAgatgtgtatgttttgtttggAGTGACAGTGTTTGGTAATGAATAttcaggctgctgctggtgttgCATGTGAAGCTTCCCTGGCTTGTTCTGTAGTTACATAACCAGGCACGCAGGGCGAGGCGCTACACCTCAGCCTGTTAGCCACAGCCGTGGAAGAATGTATATTCACCAGGGATGGAGCTTAAGGGTTGTGGGCACCAGGCAGGTGGGGGCTATTGGTCTGTCTACTTCATACAATCTCCATTAAACAGGAGATGAGGAATCCAAGAACAGGAAAAATGAGGAGCGGTCTGTGTCGTCGTGGAAACGTCACATGAGTCCAGAAGTGGAAGTGCAATGGCAGAGTCATGTTTTAGAACTCATTTAGTCATAAGCACATTTTCTTCGGTGCTGGGTTGAAGAGAAGCCTGCAAAAATGAACGCGATGCTCCAAAATCACTTGAAGATGAATTAATAAAAGTGATTTTGGAGCATCGTGTGCAGGTTCTACACTTAATTTTTGCAGAGTCATGTTTTACCCacttatgataaaaaaaaattaccacaTTGCTGAAGTTCTCACTGCATGTGTCTTAACCCTGTTCTGACTTCATGGGATGACACTGTCCactcctcagtctctctcctaGCACAGCAAAAAGATGACAAGATGGCAGTCAAAATAAGGGGAATCTCTATTCTTTTCTAGTTAAGCTGTCACTTTAATTTGGAAGATAGTAATGCTAAATAGCCCCTGTTATCGTGTGTGATGTACGCAGGCCAGACACGGCCATCAAACATACCACAGCTCTGGCACGCCGCACTAAGAAACCTCTAATCCTGACAACCTGAAGACAAACCATTAAACTgaaatcaaaattaatttgagtcTCAACAAAGGTATCAGTAAATTTGGTTCACATTCCACTGGAATAATGTAGAAAACTAACATTGAAACAGGCAGGGTTGGTAATCTGTTAGTTATTCCAGTAAAGGCCAAATCGTGAGTGACCTGGGCATGGTGTCAAGGCTGGTATCCTTCGCTGGGTGAGGATGCAAACACGAGCAGAGGGTGCTGGGTGAGCCAACAAATGTTACTGGGGGCGGGCACAGATGGGAGCTTTCTTGAGGCACATTTGTCCGAGTTTACAGAAAGGAACATGCTTCCTCTTTCCAGTTTTCTAGCACTAAAATAATCAAGCTGGCAAATCCTTTGATTCATATCCCAGAACGTCACATATTTAATAGCGATGGAGGCATGTTGGAAGAGGTGGGTTGGGGGTGTGGGGGGATGCAGGGGCAGACAACGTGCAGTGATGCCTTCTTTGTACAGAATTTTCTGATCCAGTAAAACAGTAGACAGATTGTATGAAGTTCCCCTTTTGTAGAGAGTTTATTGGTCAGGATTGGCTAAGGTCTTGTGGGGATTACAAAAGTTTTTATGAAACACAAGAACACTTTTAACACCTGAGTTTGTTAGCTTTTTAAACAAAGCTTCTAGCTGCAGATTGTAATATGATTGAGTTATTCATATTAATCAGAAACTAACCATTGTAGCAGTGTGGGAGAGCGGTAACAATCTATGTCCCGCCACAGATAAAATGATCCATGACCTTTATTgtgattatttatttgtgttttaaatgtattttgctCTTTGGATGAGAGCACAAGAGTGTGTGCGTGGTCAGGGAGCAGGGTGAGCCTCTCTTGGGTCTGTAAAGGGATGATCTGCAAGGCTGTGATTATTTCAACCAGACAATTAATTTGAGCTTTTTGCAGTGGGCTCTTAGCAtattttttgttggttttgtttattACTCAAAATGTGTAATACTACCTGACTTATGTTTGTAATTTCTTAGGCTAGTACCAAAAAGTTTTAAGATATTCTGttcgttttttttgttcaattaaTTCATTAAAGACTTTCAACATAAGCACTGATGAGTGTGTCTTAAGAATAATGCACAAATTTGTGTACGTGTATCTGGGGAGTGGTCGGTTCACTAAATAATCAGCCCATAATAAAATGAATTACTGATTTATTTGTTCCAAGATACGACAAAATAAGCCAGTTAACCAAACCGTTATCCATAACAATATTCAGATATTCCAAAAACCCCACATATTTGCTGTTACATTAGTGAACTTTGCAAACAAACATCAATTTCAGAGCTAAAGTCCCCATGTGTCAGCATGTGCCATTCAGTGTCATTCATGCATGTGCCTCCCCATCACTTCATATCCATCTGTTACTTATTAAAAGCAAATCACTGTTTTTtcataaaacagtgaagaaaactTGAACCTTTTTGAGAAAGGAAGTACTGGTTTCCCCACAgatatacacagacagacatgaggtAAATATTAGATGTTTTAGTGTTTACTTCATTGGAGAGCTTTCCGGCTGTGAATGTGGAGCACAGAACATACTGGTGAAACTACGACTGCAGTTCAGCACCGTGGAGCCATCTGTCTGTCACTGGAGGCTCTTCCTGGTATCTCTGCTGCGGTTGTTGCGACGATGCCAAATATTCGCCATGACTCGCTCCTGGCATGTCACGGCGCTGAAATCTACCGTCTTCAACTGAGGCAGGGCAAAAATCACATGACtcctaaacaaacacacaaaccagtTTATCTGAGAATCCAGATGCTTCATGGTCATTTTTATGTTTCCATAGTGCATGTTgaatgaggaagaagagagatttcaatcaatcatttcaataaaatgaaatcaaaaagCTATATTGATGCACGAGTGATCAGTTCTCTGGAATACAGTTTTAGCCAATAACAAGTGTgacccttctttctttctgtgtgtgtgtgtgagtgtgtgtgtgcgtgcgtgtaacTGGTGTTGCTATGCAGACTGGAACAGGATATGTAATATGAGCTTGATCTCTGCTCCATTTAAGCACCTGTTAAAATGCTATGTACCTACAAGCTCGCCAGGCATCCAtttttcacatgcacacacacacacacatacacacacacacacacacacaatgtaactGCAGACTTCTAGCGGTGGAATAACCCCCCAAGTGTGTGAGAGTACGGGGcgccatctgtgtgtctgtatcagGTTCTGTCCTTGGCAAAACACCAGCAGCTGTGGGTCACTGCTGGGTGCCTGACAGTTTCATTTCAGTTCTTATTATGAACCAGAAACAATGGCCCAGAAATAAAGGCATAACACAACATCTTAGAGCCAGGGAGTGTGTgtctaagaaagaaagaaccaaacaaacaaacaaacaaagagtgACCTGTAGCCTTTCTCGGTCTCTATGCGATTTCCATGCAGGGTGATGGTGTGTAGATGCGGCAGCACTCCCAGCCTGTCCACCTCTGGCAGGTTACAGATGCCGTTGCCATGAAGATACAACACACGCAGTTCCCGCAGCTCGCACAAaacctgggacacacacacacacacatacacacaggtatgtTGCACATTAGCGGCAAACCCTTATACAGGGACACAAATATCATgagaaaaagtaaatgtaaaaattatTTAGGCATGATATAGAAAAAAATTATTTGCTATTCATATGGAAATAAATAAGCAATTACAGGGCAATTACAATTTTCAACATTCCTTTGCTCTGGTTAGATATGATAGAGAAATGCAAAGAAATGGAATGCTATCACTCCTGTTATAGTTGGCCCACAGTACATGGAAATGCAAAATGTGTGCTAGCTGCACGTGAGTAAATCTACGTATGTgtcaaaaagaagaaagaaagaaagacagaaagaaagcaacGGAGCAAGCTAACGTGCAAACAAGCACGCCGAGGAGAGAGCAAGCTCActgggtgtatgtgtgagatGTGATTGAAGGACAGGTCCAGCCAGGCGAGCTGCGACGGCACAGCCAGGAAGTGGGCGATGGTGTTGTGGAGGTCGCTCAGGTCACTGATGTTGTTGTTACTGAGACGCAGGCAGTGGCTTAGGTACTTCTGTTCACAGTTTCTCTTCACAGGCCGCAGACCATCTCTGGGTTTCTCCGACTGTGCTTCTGAAACAGGGAGAAAAGTAATTAACTTCATATTTTTGCTGCACTGCATTTCAAAGGAAAtatactttttacttcactcaTCCAAGTGAAGTtatgaagaaaaatgttttaaaataaatgttcagGTCATTAAAAATAATGCATTGCAATCAGAGCGAGCATAAATAGATCACTGGCAACTTTAGTTTTATCACTAAAGTCCATTCTGTTGAATATGGAATGCTTACCAGCACAGAAATACGAGGAATTATCTTGAGCTGTTTTGCTTATGATGCTTAAGTACACTTGGTATCAAATACTTAaatacttttactcaagtacagTTTTGATTGGTGGACACTTTGCCAGAGTATCATTCCATCAAGGTATTTCTACTTTTAATTGAGTTACACCAAATTCCTCTATTTTATTCCCATTCACTAAATGGAACACGAAATGGGCACTGCATTAAGGCAGCATATGGAGGAGTTAATTTATGGTTGTATCCATACATGGCAAAAACAGCTACATATTATAATGAGCATATTTTAATTAACTTTCTTAGTGGGGGTCCTAGCGGAAAATGTACTTCTGATTAACAAACCCAAAGAGCTTCCATTAAACTGAGACAGATTTCAGATGGGAGAAACTAATATGATGGCTCCTTTCTAAGGGTGTAATCCTATGATACATTTTAGGATACTACAACTATCACAGCAACACTAAGTGCCTATAGGATGATTGTGGGAATAAGGGAGTAAATAAATACCATAAGGTcactcactgtaaactcactattgagaaccacagacagattaaaaaaccatataggaatgttatagggATTTTCTGTTAGGGTATACCTTTCATAGAGTTGATGGATCTGTGCGATAAATCCACTGGAGCGCCATACATCTTCCAGGAGTGGTACATCAAGCAGGTGGGGAAACTTTGATCCTAAAGACAAACAACCAGAAATTTAAACCTAAATCAATTCGATTTTCAGAAACagcatacatttatttttgtccCTGCTAAAACACCCTTTTGGCATATAAATTACATCAGTTGCATACTACTTCCTATGATGTACACTGTGAATTTATGACGATTTAGGCTGTCAGCCAGAAAATATGGATTAACTCTCGATTTAACTGTCCTGCTAACTCTCTTGGCAGACAATATCGCCTATCTCCGTCGCTTCTAAAAATTTAAATGCGTTATCCCAGCATTTTCTTAGCTGACTCGCTAACGTCAGGTCCAAAGACGTTTCTATCAGCGACAGTTACAATATGACTTAAGTCACAGTTTTTAGAAAGCTATTTCTTGATTTAATCTTTgacctaacgttagctaaaaaaaacatattagaaacataCCAATTCTCACACAACGACCCGTTTCCAAGGAAACCAAACGAACAAATATATTGTGGGAATTGTAGTTGGAGTAAAATCTGCATTCTCCATGATTAAATTGTGCTTTCGTACAGGCTTCTATTTGAATGTGTAATAAGCAGTAGTAAAGGTGCGTAATTAACAATTAGGCCAACAATTATTTgttaacaaatgaaaaaaatatttatgatACGAATCTACAATAGACGCGTTTCGAAGAGTTTGCACATGCGCACATTTACAAACTGATAGATGCAACAAAGACGATTGCCAGTATTTATTTTAAACGACAAGGATTCACGATCAGCATCAATTAACAATTTCAAGTTTAAACTTCTGTTCATGTTAGCAAGTTGGCCGGTACATTGTGCATGTGCACAACGGGACCAACTCCAAGACAAAATTGTTTTGACTCACTTCCTGTAAACGAGGCGGTCTGGGTTACGCATTTAAACAACGATGAACGTGAGTACGGGATTTCTCTCCCACTTCTTTACTTCCTCTCTGTTCACTCCGGGCATTAAACCAATCAGCTTCCTGTAATTTCACATGCGCCGACGAGTGAAAGAGGATTGGTTGGTTCAATCTTCAACTACCTATTTGAATTTAGTCTGGTTTTGGCATAGAGCTGCGAGGAAATGTTTATTTCGTAGCGCTAGTTTGATATTTTACTAACGTTAATTTGTTTAGGCAGGACCTTGTCTCAAATAAACTGATTAAAGCTGCAAAAAGAAGTGGCTACGAGGGTAGGCTGTTAAAGTAAGTCAATGTTTGAGTGATATGTTTTAGTAGACTTGTAGATTAACAGTTAATGCTACGCCGTTAGTTAGCGAGCTGTTCTGTAAGTAGCTGACGTTAGCTAAATTAGCCATTAAGCATTCTCGAGGTAAATTAACTTGTGCATAAAGTTTAAGGTAGGGTTAGCTTTGCTTTAAACTTTATTAAtggaaatgactgaatttaacGCCAGATACGTTGAAGTTAATTAAAACAGCCCAAGTCGACTCACTCGTTACACTACTGAGTTGTTTACAGGTTTCTTTTCACATATGGTTTTTACACTGCCAGGTTGCAAACGCTTTGTGAGCAAGCGACAGCCAAAATGGCCATTAACCTGGGCGTTAAGGCTCTGCTCGACTGGGTAAGTGGGTCACTCACATCACTAACCTGTTTAGTGTTATTTTACGAGATAACTGCGGTTGGACTAAATTGTCATGACTTTGTGAAACCATCTTTTTACAGTTCAACAAAACGAAATTGGCCGAGCGAGAGCTAAATATCAACGATTTGCAAGATGGGATACTCCTGTTGAAAGTCGTTCATAAATTGTGAGTAGGAGCGAGGTGTTGAAATATTTGGTCTTTGTAAACAAGATGAAGTCAGATGATTTGGTTTTGAACTACATTTCAAACATGGCTCCACCTCTTTACCTGATAGTGTAGAGGTGGCCATGCCTTGGATCACACCTTAACGTCTTGTTTCGCCCCATGTTATCTCAGGAAAAAAGAATCCAATCATTGTTTCGATCAGTCGATTGAGGATCGGTTGAAGCTGATCGCTGACTTcttggaaagtgagtttttttcccccctaattGTCAGATATCTTCATAAATTAGGTTTTTAGTCAAGTTCTGGAATTTAGTGAAATGAGTGAGATGGGGTTGTGCAGCGGTATTGTACAGTGTCAGACATGGGTTTTAAACTCAGTTTAAAGGCCAGGTGAGTACAAACAAGATGAGGTGAAAAAACTGGTACTTCTGCACATTATTTCCTGagttctccactggaccttATTGTTTGTTGAAAGATATGAACCGTTTGCATTCTATTTTACACTGTCAGTGCTTCTCCTGTGTTCTGCAACTTGTTGGTGAagttttttcattttgggttttgttcatctctgttgttgttgcctGTTAGGAGACTGCAGATTCAGTTCAGGCAATGGAATTTCATTATCATGGGACAACATAAGAAATGGCGTCAACTTAACAATGGAAATATCAAAGGTATGTGCTCGCTACGTGCTCTTATGCACACTTTGTTTTGGTTGCATTATCTCTTTGCAAATATACACAATTTTGTGGACTAAGTGTCTATATATTTTTGACTGTAGCCGTATTCTGACTCGTCCCTTGTGGTCTCATCAGGTGCTTTTGTTGCTGGTGTACCATGACATGATGAATGACCGCTGTACTCTAAACATGCTGGAGTATGAAGTGGAGGTAAGGGGAGCGCTCCTCTGGCTTGGCACATAAATCAATAATTTTGCTACTTGCTGTCCTTTGTCTGTTGTTCAGCACCATGTTGTATCACTTCTTCCATTCTGGAGATGTGTTCCTGCTGTTTGtaattaatgttttgttttgttttgaccaATCTGATCACATCCCCACTCTTGTCTGTTAGCGGGAGATTGCAACCCTAACTGACCGCTTTGTGAAGGAGAGCAAGGGCTGTGTTTCCCTGAGCAGTGGGCTTGAGGCCTATTTGGGGAGGAAACGTAAGACACAATAGTATTTCACCTTCCATTCGTTGGTTGATACAACATCTTGTTAAGAGTTTTTAGCCATCAGTATTACACACtcatttataatgtttttttcaattcagCTGCAAAATGAAATGCATGCTAGCATTGTGGTTAGGGCTTAACCTGCGAGATGTAAAATGACCATACTGTCATAAACTCTTCTTTCTCCATCAACTTCAGATGTGCCAGCCTCGATTGTCAAAAGTGAGGAATCAACAAGCCCCTCCACTTGCAGTTTGTCAACTGTCTCCTCACTCTCAGATGAAAGCCCCTCCACCTGCAGTTTGTCAACTGTCTCCTCACTCTCAGATGATGAGTCCCCTGTCTTCCGTCGCACGCAGAAAGTCAAGTTTGTGGACCTGCAAACTGTGGCTTCTTCCTCAGTCAGGTATCATTCTGGACTTGCATTGATCTGACACCTTGCTTGTCTTATTCATCAAATGTGAGTAAATGGTGAAAGGCTAGCATTTGAATCCTAAGTTTACAGAGTTCTCTGAAATCCACAGGCAAACTCCTACAAATTCACAAaacattaaaggggcaataagtgacatttttactgtcccataaatgaccataatatgtcTTGCGTTGGGTTGGTAGGAATTTAATCAATGCGAATAACTGaacgattactttgccaggtgctgagatttctggctttcaaaactcactttccagtccgtactctgttttggaacaaaaacttccCACCCACTCGAATTTCAAGATACTCAATTCCATCATGCTTTGCTAAAGTTACATGGAggggaatcagatttgttttaattCCCCCAAAGTCTCTAACATCttgggatgacaggttaccaaaactctgtccaataaacaagctaatTGTGAGTCCATGCAATGTTGAGAAATATTTTGCCTTAAAATTTGGGTTTTAATACTTTAATTTGCCTTTATTCCTGCAGCAGGTCTCCTCTGCAAGATGTCATGAACACGCCTCAGTTTCAGATGAGGAAGATGCAAAGGCAGATGATCAAGGAGAGAGACTACAGGGATGGGCTGGCGAGGGAGCTGGCTAGCAAGATGACCCTCATTACACAGAGAGGTACAGTATCTAAAAGCACAGTTATCCCCTAGTTTGTGGTTGGTTAAAGTAACTGATGAGGTTCACAGCAGAAATTGGTAAAACCTTCTTGTACTCTCACCACTTatgtaacatgtttttttttttttttttacatgtaatATTTCACAAATTGAATGAGTTTTCTCAAACTGTTAAACTCCACCTACCTCCTCCTGTACATTTGCTTTGTTTCTCATCTCACTCAGTAAACTTCTCTCTATCCACGCGTGTCTTCTCTACAGAATCCCATATCAACCAGTTACAGTACCGTCTGGATAAGCTGAAGGAAGAGCAAGGTGAACAGGAGCAGGTTGCCAGTGAACAAATACATGAGCTAGAGACCAAGAGCAACACGTAAGCACCTAAAGAACTCAAAACACCTAAAGAAACCCCCCCCTAGATCTTGGACAATTCAGCCTAGTATTGGGAAAACTCACAAAGCTTTAAATAAGATTGAAAGACTCAGTGTCACAGATAGATATATTGTGCAGCTTTTCCTTTTGTACGATTTTTGCAACGTTTTGGAATATTTTCTGGGTCATAACTGTTAGTATCTGAGTACTACAATGAAAGCCTTTTTGGATGTAGAGGTCCAAATATTTTGattccacaaagtcagtctcccaGTGGATCAGGTTCATGACTTCTGCCTTGATGTAATGGGCCAGAGTCTTGGTTTCCCAGCTTTGGCAGAGAGATCCAAAATACATGTGGGGCTTCTTGTGGTGTGAATCTTTTTTTCATGAGTGCTGGTTGTATGACAAGAGACTATTTCTCATTTGGGCCTCGGACAGAAAAAGCTACAGGACCTCTGGGTAAGCTGTGTTTATTAATGTATAAATGGCCTGACCCACagtttgagaaacactgctcACCTAACTGTCTCTCTTAGGTTACAAATGCGTCTTCATGAGCTGTTAAGGCAAAATCAAGACCTCAGGAGTGACTCCTCACTTATGGAGCGTAAAGTGGATGAGCTGACAGAAGAGAATGGAGTGCTCTCTGTCCAGGTAATGAAATAATGGCAACTGAAATAATAGTGATCTTGTTAAGCTTGGCCTATTCTACTTTTTACACCTCTTAAGTTGCTTAGGATAGAAGACAAAATCCCAAATTTTAAGTATTAATGCTTCCTTTTCATTTGTGTCAGGTGAGAGAAGTGTGTTCACAGCTGGCCATCTCCGAGGCTGAGGTTGGGAGGCTTACAGAAACCCAAGAATCTGCTCAGGCGGAGTGGAGCAGCAAAACCTTCTACCTACAGTCTGAACTCAGCCAAGCTACAGCCCAGAAGGTCAGATTAAAGCCTTACAGCTGAAGTTAAGACATCAATGGGTCTGGAACTCTTTAAGCCTCAACTGATTCAGTTTCTACACCCTGGAACTAAattttgttgctaagcaataTTATCCAAAACTTTAAATGCTGTCAACTTTTGGAACACTGCAAAGCGCATCGCTTGTCATTTAATATGAAATAACTAATCACAACCACACATAACTATCTTATTTAATTTCGTAATCATTGGGTTGAAGTTAATTATCCTTGTGCAGGAACGCCCTGAATGGTTTGATCTCTCTTGTTTGTTGATCTGATCTTATTTTGACCTAAATAGGTAAAACGATGTAGGGGAAAACATAAGTTACAGTAAGaacatgaaaagaaaagcaCATGGTGAGCTTTTTTGTCTGCTGGATACGTAGATCAAAAGGCAAAGCAATTGTATAGGTTTTGTGCTGATGAGAATCCATTATTCTAATGAACGCTACCCGTTGCCAATGATAAAAGACTTTGTAAAAAATTAGGGGccaacctgcagtagaacacagtactttttgactgtggcaaatacacTGGT
This region includes:
- the lamtor1 gene encoding ragulator complex protein LAMTOR1, which codes for MGCCYSSENETTEQDPDERKPLIPHPNPDSKPPNGTEWRTANVPSARTDEQALLTSILTKTAQNIIDVSAADSVMMEQHEYMDKARQYSTKLAVLSNSLPQKKAHLLPSLTSQPHQVLASDLVPYSDVQQVSKIAAYAYSAISQIKVDAKEELVVQFAIP
- the lrrc51 gene encoding leucine-rich repeat-containing protein 51 encodes the protein MYGAPVDLSHRSINSMKEAQSEKPRDGLRPVKRNCEQKYLSHCLRLSNNNISDLSDLHNTIAHFLAVPSQLAWLDLSFNHISHIHPVLCELRELRVLYLHGNGICNLPEVDRLGVLPHLHTITLHGNRIETEKGYRSHVIFALPQLKTVDFSAVTCQERVMANIWHRRNNRSRDTRKSLQ